In Oryza sativa Japonica Group chromosome 2, ASM3414082v1, the following are encoded in one genomic region:
- the LOC4330725 gene encoding transcription factor ILI5, with product MSSRRSSRGSISEEEINELISKLQSLLPNSRRRGSSQASTTKLLKETCNYIKSLHREVDDLSDRLSDLMATMDHNSPGAEIIRSILRS from the exons ATGTCGAGCAGAAGGTCGTCGCGTGGCTCCATCTCGGAGGAGGAAATCAACGAGCTCATCTCCAAGCTCCAGTCGCTGCTCCCCAACTCACGCCGACGCGGCTCCAGCCAG GCGTCGACGACGAAGCTGCTGAAGGAGACGTGCAACTACATCAAGAGCCTTCACCGGGAGGTGGATGACCTCAGCGACCGGCTGTCCGACCTCATGGCCACCATGGATCACAACAGCCCCGGCGCGGAGATCATCCGCAGCATCCTCCGCTCCTGA